In Synechococcales cyanobacterium T60_A2020_003, the following proteins share a genomic window:
- the psaC gene encoding photosystem I iron-sulfur center protein PsaC: MSHTVKIYDTCIGCTQCVRACPTDVLEMVPWDGCKAGQIASSPRTEDCVGCKRCETACPTDFLSIRVYLGAETTRSMGLAY, translated from the coding sequence ATGTCTCATACCGTAAAAATCTATGACACCTGCATCGGATGCACCCAGTGCGTTCGGGCTTGTCCAACGGATGTTTTAGAAATGGTTCCCTGGGATGGTTGCAAGGCTGGTCAGATTGCATCTTCCCCCCGTACTGAGGACTGCGTGGGCTGCAAACGTTGCGAAACGGCTTGCCCCACTGACTTTTTGAGCATCCGGGTTTACCTCGGTGCTGAAACCACTCGCAGTATGGGTCTTGCTTATTAA